The Microlunatus antarcticus genome segment CGACGTGGTCGTGCCCGTCTACAACGAGCAGGCCGACCTGCGGCCCTCGGTCGAACGGCTGCACGCCTTCCTCTCCAAGGAGCTGCCGTACGGGTTCCGCGTCACGATCGCCGACAACGCCAGCACCGACGCCACCTGGACCGAGGCCCAGGCGCTGGCGGGCGAGCTGGACCACGTCCGCGCCGTGCACCTCGACGCCAAGGGCCGCGGCCGTGCGCTGAAGGCGGTCTGGTCGGCGTCCGACGCGCCAGTCCTGGCGTACATGGACGTCGACCTCTCCACCGACCTCCGGGCGCTGCTGCCGCTGATCGCCCCGATCGTCTCCGGCCACTCCGACCTGGCGATCGGGACCCGGCTGGCCCGGTCGAGCCGCGTCGTCCGCGGCCCGAAGCGCGAGCTCATCTCGCGCAGCTACAACCTGATCCTGCGGGGGGCGCTGTCGGCGTCGTTCTCGGACGCGCAGTGCGGCTTCAAAGCCATCCGCAACGAGGTGGCGCACGACCTGCTGCCCCTGGTCGAGGACGACAACTGGTTCTTCGACACCGAGCTGCTCGTCATCGCCCAGCGCGTGGGGCTGCGGATCCACGAGGTGCCCGTCGACTGGGTCGACGACCCGGACAGCCGGGTCGACGTCGTGGCCACGGCGCGGGAGGACCTGCGCGGTGTCGTCCGGCTGCTCCGCAGCTTCGCCGGCGGGCGCATCCCGGTCGCCCGGCTGCGGGCCGAGCTCGGCCGCGACGCCGAAGTCCCCTCGACCGTGCCCGGCGTGCCGCGCGGGATGTTCGGGCAGCTGCTCCGCTTCGGCGGGGTCGGGGTGCTGAGCACGCTGGCGTACTTCGTCCTCTACCTCGGGATGCGCGACCTCACCGGTCCGCAGGCGGCCAACCTCGTCGCGCTGCTGGTCACGGCGATCGCCAACACTGCCGCCAACCGCCGCGTCACCTTCGGCGTCCGGGGGTCCGACGGCGCGCTGCGCCACCACGCCGGTGGCCTGATCGCCTTCCTCGTCGGGCTCGGCCTGACCAGCGGCTCGCTCTGGGTGCTGCACCAGGTCTCGCCCGACCCGAACCGCGGGATCGAGGTGGCGATCCTGGTCCTGGCGAACGCGATCTCGACGCTGGTCCGGTTCCTCGCCCTGCGCCAGCTGATGGCGCACCGGCGCTGACCTGCGGGACAACGGGGTGGATTCGGCACCGCTGCGGTGCCAGATCCACCCCGTTGTCGTGCGACCGGTCAGGATGGGGTCGTGAACCAGGTCGCGCGGCCGCGGCCGACGGGGCGCCAGCTCGTCCGGTTCGCGGTGATCGGGGCCGCGAGCGCGGCGGCGTACCTGCTGCTCTACCTCCTCCTGCGGAACGTCACCGGCGCGCAGGTCGCGAACGTCGTCGCCCTCGTGGTCACGCAGGTCGCGAACACGGCGACGAATCGGCGCGTCACCTTCGGCCTTCGCGGGTCGCAGGGGGCGCTGCGCCACCAGGCGGGCGGGCTGGCGGCGTTCGCGTTCGGGCTGGCGCTCTCAGCCGGCGCGCTCTGGCTGCTGCACCACCTCGCTCCCGGGTCCGGACGGGTCGCCGAGGTCGCCGTGCTCGTCGTCGCGCAGGGCATCGCGACGTGCGTCCGCTTCCTCACGCTGCACGCGATGATGGCCCGTCGCACCGACCCCGGCGCCAGTCCCACCCAGGCCTAGGCTCGCCCCGTGGCCACGGAACGTGTCGAGCTCGACGTCGGCGGCCGTACGGTCTCGATGAGCAACCCGCAGCGCGTCTACTTCTCCGCGCGGGGCGAGACCAAGCTCGACCTCGCGAACTACTACGTCGCGGTCGGCGACGGCATCGTCAACGCGCTGTACCACCGGCCGTGCATGCTGCATCGTTTCCCCGACGGGGTCGACGGGGAGAAGGTCCACCAGAAGCGTCTGCCCAAGGGCGCGCCGCCGTGGATCGAGACCGTGCGAGTGCACTTCCCC includes the following:
- a CDS encoding GtrA family protein, producing the protein MNQVARPRPTGRQLVRFAVIGAASAAAYLLLYLLLRNVTGAQVANVVALVVTQVANTATNRRVTFGLRGSQGALRHQAGGLAAFAFGLALSAGALWLLHHLAPGSGRVAEVAVLVVAQGIATCVRFLTLHAMMARRTDPGASPTQA
- a CDS encoding glycosyltransferase; this translates as MTDLLLSTRPDRSIHLATPTDVMVDVVVPVYNEQADLRPSVERLHAFLSKELPYGFRVTIADNASTDATWTEAQALAGELDHVRAVHLDAKGRGRALKAVWSASDAPVLAYMDVDLSTDLRALLPLIAPIVSGHSDLAIGTRLARSSRVVRGPKRELISRSYNLILRGALSASFSDAQCGFKAIRNEVAHDLLPLVEDDNWFFDTELLVIAQRVGLRIHEVPVDWVDDPDSRVDVVATAREDLRGVVRLLRSFAGGRIPVARLRAELGRDAEVPSTVPGVPRGMFGQLLRFGGVGVLSTLAYFVLYLGMRDLTGPQAANLVALLVTAIANTAANRRVTFGVRGSDGALRHHAGGLIAFLVGLGLTSGSLWVLHQVSPDPNRGIEVAILVLANAISTLVRFLALRQLMAHRR